The proteins below come from a single Zonotrichia leucophrys gambelii isolate GWCS_2022_RI chromosome 3, RI_Zleu_2.0, whole genome shotgun sequence genomic window:
- the SDC1 gene encoding syndecan-1, whose translation MINVVLLWLVALCFQAAVPQTTNLNLPPEDLDSSGDEEDAFSGSGAGPLTDQSRTWKIPGESTNSSIVAASVDFSEQPFHGIESRTEKEAVSPSATSNPVTEKPVVAVRDELSILGSPDGKPTSHVVTTTVRSPTAHFPSVVHVTPSEAPAVVHELEPQIPSSDVPDTKDVPEPHSTVHGEGEVAATAAATAPGDVAPTHEEVSEVGSGDPGDFILTKDEEFLPTQNSEVLADSERNAKAAGASGIMDRKEVLGGVIAGGLVGLVFAVFLVAFMLYRMKKKDEGSYSLDEPKQSNGGYQKPHKQEEFYA comes from the exons CAAACTACAAATCTGAACCTTCCCCCTGAAGACCTTGATTCATCTGGTGATGAGGAAGATGCATTCTCAGGTTCAGGTGCAG GTCCCCTGACTGATCAGTCTCGCACCTGGAAAATCCCAGGAGAATCAACTAATTCCTCAATAGTGGCAGCATCAGTGGATTTCAGTGAACAGCCATTTCATGGGATTGAGAGCAGAACTGAAAAGGAAGCAGTGTCTCCTTCTGCAACCAGTAATCCAGTGACAGAGAAACCAGTTGTAGCTGTGAGGGACGAATTATCCATCCTGGGCTCACCTGATGGGAAACCAACAAGCCATGTAGTCACAACAACAGTGAGAAGTCCCACTGCTCACTTTCCTTCCGTGGTTCATGTGACTCCTTCAGAAGCCCCTGCTGTGGTCCATGAGCTTGAGCCTCAAATCCCCAGCTCTGATGTGCCAGACACCAAGGATGTCCCTGAGCCCCACTCTACTGTCCATGGTGAGGGCGAGGTGGCTGCCACTGCTGCGGCCACAGCTCCGGGGGATGTCGCTCCTACACATGAGGAGGTTTCTGAAGTTGGCTCTGGAGACCCG GGAGACTTCATCTTGACTAAAGACGAGGAATTTCTCCCCACCCAGAACTCAGAAGTACTGGCTGACTCTGAGAGGAATGccaaagcagcaggagcctcAGGGATTATGGACAGAAAAGAAGTTCTTGGAG GTGTTATTGCTGGAGGACTTGTAGGCTTGGTGTTTGCAGTGTTTCTAGTTGCATTTATGCTGtacagaatgaagaaaaaagatgaaGGCAGCTATTCACTGGATGAACCAAAACAGTCTAATGGAGGATAccaaaaaccacacaaacaaGAGGAATTCTATGCATAA